DNA from Nocardioides yefusunii:
TGATCTGTTAGGTTTCCCTCACCTTGACATGACTAAGGGTTGCCTTACCTACACAACATCTGCCCTTCGGGGCTCAGGAGCAGGAGCAGATCGTGAGCAGCACTCGCATCCGACGCAGGGTCGTCGCAGGTCTCGCGGCGTCCGCCGTGGCGTCGTCCCTCACCCTGTCCCTCGGACTCACCGCCGCCCAGGCAGGCCCTGAGGGCGCCCCGGGTGCCTGCAACGGCCCCGGTGAGCTGTACGTCACCTCCAGTGGCCCGATCGCCGCCGGGCAGACCCTGCACTTCGCCGGGTCCGGCTTCAAGGTCTCCGGCACCGCCGAGGCCCCGCAGGGGCAGGTGCTCTCGATCAAGTTCGACGCGGCCGGCCCCGGCGGAGGCGTCTACGAAGGCGTCGCCGCGACAGGCGGAGTGGTCGGCACCGTCCAGCTCGACGCCGACGGCACCCTCGAGGGCTCGGTCACGATTCCGGCCGACATCGACAGCCCGACCGTGAACCCGAAGAACGCCGGGCTCCCCCACTACCTCCGCGTCCTCGGCTCCGACCCCGGCATCTCGTGCACCACCGACAGCTTCGCGGTCGCCGCCGACGCCGTCGCCGCCCCGGTCGTCACCGCCTCCGCGCCGGTCACGTCCAGCCGTGGCACCACCAGCCAGAAGATCACCGTCAAGGGCACCGGCTTCCGTGCCAACGAGGTGGTGACGGTGAAGTCCGCCGTCGGCGGCACTACCTACGGCACCGCGACCGCCAAGGCCGACGGCTCGCTCGATGCCAGCATCACCGTCGTCCTCGGTTCGCTCCTCGGTGGACGTCACCAGGTCGTCGTCGAGCGGGCCGACGGCAACGACCCCGACGCCGTGGCCACCTTCACCGTCGCTCCACTGGTGACTCTGTCCAACATCGCCCTCGACAGCCAGGGCACCGTCACGATCGTGAACGGCGAGCCCGGCGCGCGCTTCGCCTCCCTCACCGTCACCACCGACAAGGGCCCCACCAACGTCCTGGACGCCCCGTTCTCCGTCGCTTCCGACGGCTCCGCGCAGGGCACGTTCGCCCTGCCCGAGGGCCCCTATCTGGGCACCCGCGACTTCGTCCTCGCCCAGAGTTCGCCCTCGGCCACGACCTTCACCGTCGCCGCGAAGATCTCCCCCTCCTCGGCGCTCCTCAACACCGACTCCTACGAGATGCTCAGCACCGCCCCCGGTGCGATCGAGCAGGGTCTCTACCAGACCGCCTACTCGGAGAAGCAGGACGCGATCTACGCGACCACTGCCTCCGTCACCGCCACCTCGACGCTCTACAAGCTCGACCCGACCACCCTCGCCGTACGCGCTTCTGTGGTCCCGGCGGAGGAGAGCGCGGGCGTGAAGTGGGCCGCCTACGGCGTCGGCGTTGACGACCACCACGGCAACGTGTGGGTCACCAACACTCGTCAGAACACCGTCGCCGTGTACGACGCTGCCACGCTCGAACTCAAGCACCAGGCCCCGCGAGGCACCCTGGCCCACACCCGCGACGCGCTCTACGACCCCACCCACGACGTCGTCTACGTCTCCTCCGCATCCGAGGGGACCAGCGGTTTCGGTGGGATCGGTGTCTTCGAGGCGAACGACAACGACAAGGACGGGGTCAAGTACGAGCTGATCACCACGATCGCCTCCGACGTCCCGCGCGCTGAGTTCTCCCCCATGAGCCTCGAGCTCGACGTCGAACACGGCAAGCTCTTCACGGTCTCCAACACTTCGCAGGCCGCGATGGTCGTCGACACCACCACCCGCCAGCACACCGTCGTGGAACTCCCCGAGATCCAGGCCGTCACCTCCCGCGGTGCGTCCGGCGTCGCCTTCGACCCGAAGACCAAGCGGATGTTCGTCGCTGCCCAGACCGACGAGGTCAACGTCCTGCAGTGGAACGACGACTTCACCGCGGCCACCACGCTCACGGAGGTCCCGACCGGCGCGGGCGCACTGAACGTCGCCTTCGAGCCCGTCTCTCGCACCGCCTTCGTCACCAACTTCGGCGGCACCACGGTCACCGTCCTCGACCTCGACGGCAACAAGGTCGCGAACCTGCCGATCACCAAGCCCAATCACGTGCACGAGGACGGCAAGGGCAACGTCTTCGTGGTCAACAAGGACACCGACAACCAGGTGTTCAAGATCTCCGCCAAGAAGATCACCGCACCCGAGGTGGTCGAGGTCGCTGGTACGCCGACGATCACCGGCACCGCTCAGGTCGGCAAGAAGATCACCGCCAAGGTCGGCGCCTGGACCACCACCGCCAAGCTCACCCAGCAATGGAAGCGCAACGGCGTCGCCATCAAGGGCGCCACCGGCACCGCCTACACCCCGGTGGCCGCTGACGCCGGCAAGAAGCTGACCGTCACCGTCACCGGGGCGAAGAAGTCGGCCACGTCCAAGGCCACCGCAGCGGTCAAGAAGGGCACACTCTCCGGTGCCACCCCGAAGCTGTCAGGCAAGGCCAAGGTCGGGAAGAAGCTCACCGTGACCATCGGCTCCTGGAGCACCGGCGCGAAGACCTCGGTGAAGTGGTACGCCAACGGCAAGGCGATCAAGGGCGCCACCAAGAAGACCCTGAAGCTGACCAAGGCCCAGAAGGGCAAGAAGGTCACCGTCAAGGTGACCGGCACCAAGCCGGGCCACGCCCCCCTGACGAAGAAGTCGAAGGCCACCACCAAGGTCGCCCGCTGATCCCACCGCCGAGAACGCGACGAGGCCCGCACCACCTGGAGGCGGTGCGGGCCTCGTCGCGTCGTCGGGGTGACGCGCAGCACGAGAGGAGAGAGCCTCAGCTCCAGCGTCGGGCGGTCTCCGCGGCCAGTTCGACCAGCCCTGCGGTGTCGTCGCCAGCCTCGAGGAGCTGACGCGGGCTGCGCCCGTCCAGGTCGTCGTGCGGGGTGCTCACCCAGAGCGCGACCGACCAGGCCGGCTGACCGGTCATCGCGACCAACACCTCACCCAGGCCCGGGAGGACAGCGCCGTCACGGACCTGCCAGGTGGGGAACATCCGGGTGCCGTCGAAGGCGGCCACGGCCATCACTGCGCGGCTCTCGCAGAGACGGTCCAGCTCGGCGGCCGTCAGGAGCTCCTCGTCCGGCCCCGCCAACGCGTCGCGCATCCCGGTCTCGTCGTGGAACTCAGGGCCGACCTGTTCGGCCATCGGGTTCATCATGACGGCAGGGGCGCGCCCGCCCTTGCCCGAGGACGAGGTCTGTCGCGAGGACTTGCCGGTGCGCTTCACCTGCACATCATCCCATCGGCGTCGGGCCGGGGGCGCGCACCGGTCCCACGAAGCAGGAGCGGCAACGAGCCTCGTAGGTGTACGTACCGTCGTCGGGCAGCGCACCGGTGGAGTCGGCGAGGTAGGGCTCTCCGTGGTGCAACACCTGGGTGTGGGTGGCATTGAAGCGGCGGCAGCAGTCGCACACGGCACGCCGGTGGACGACCTTGGCGGGGCCCAGCTCGAGAAGTCCGATGACGGGTTCGAAGAGGCGACCCAGGTGGTCGAGGTCGAGTCCGGCGACCACGACGCGGGTGCCACGTTCGAGCAGTGCGGCCACGACTGCGACGTCGTCGGCACCGAACATGTGCACCTCGTCGACGCCCACCACCTCGACGTCGTCGTCGAGCGCACTGGAGAGGTCGTTCACCTTACGGGTCTCCAGCACGCCTCCGACGCGGGAGACGACGCCGTCGTCGCGGCCGTGACGCGAGGACTGGTAGACCGCGTGGGTCACGTTGGAGTGACGCAGCGGGGAGAGCAGGGAGATCAGTTCGAGCGACTTGCCCGACTTCATCGGGCCGAGAATGACGGTGAGGTCCACCGGACGACGGTAGGCGAGAGCGGGCCCCCGGCCCGAACCCGGCACCGGTCGCCCTCGCTCACCAGTGGGATTTCCCACGCCGCCGGGAGCCGTGCTCGGAGTCAGGGCGAGACGAGTGCCGGGGCACCTTCGGGACGCATCCCGTCGACCAGCATCGCGATCACCTTGGCGCGGATCCCGGGCAGGGCACGAACGATGGCGTCCGGCTGGGGACGGGTCACCACGGCGAGTGCCACGACGAGTTCCTGGGCCCGGAGGTCCTCACGCACGACGCCGGCAGCGCTCAGGGTGCGGAGCAGGGCGTCGAGGCGGCCCACGGCCAAGGACTGCTGGTCGCGGACCTCGGCGGAGAGCTCGCGTGCGTCGGCGACGGCCAGCGCCTGGGTGAGTGCCCCGAGGTCGAGGGCGACGAGGTCGTCGACGAGACCGACCCATGCCTCGTGGGAACGCTCCTCCCCGGCCGCGACGCTCTCGGCGCGCAGGGTCGCCTCGTGCACCTCCGAGAGGATCGACAGGGCCACGTGGTCGAGGAGCTGGGCCCGGGACTCGAAGTTGCGGTAGAGCGTGGCGATTCCCACGCCGGCCTCCGTGGCCACCGTCTCCAGGGCGACCTCGGACCCGTGCTCCGCGAAGAGCTTGCGGGCAGCAAAGATCAGGGCCGCCCTGCGTCGCATTGCATCAGCACGCACTGGTTCCACCTTCCGAGGAGTTGCACCTCGGACCTTACCGGAGGATAGTTTCACTCATAACCGGAGGATTTCCCTCCAGTTGAGCGAAAGGGGACACGCATGACCAGCCAGGAGAACGTCGCACCTCGAGCCGACCGGACGCCGCCGCCCGCCTGGGTCCGCCTGACCGGACTCACCGTGGCACTCGGGGCCGTCCTCGTCGTCCTCCTGGCGCTCTTCATCCTGCCCTCCCTCAAGAGCGGTCCCCACGACCTTGCCCTGGGCGTCGTCGGCACCACCGAGAACGCCGCTGCCCTGCAGCAGCAGCTCGACACCGCCTCCCCCGACGCGTTCGACGTCGTCGCAGTGGCCACCCTCGACGAGCTGCACACCCAGGTGAGCGAGCGTGACCTCGCCGGCGGACTTGCCGTCACCGACACCGAGGTGACCTCCGTGGTCGCCAGCGCCGGCGGCACCGCCATCTCCGGCACCGTGACGAGCACCGCCACCCAGGTCGCCCGCGCAGCCGGACTCGACGTCGTCGTCGACGACGTGGTGCCCCTGCCCGCCGAGGACCCCTCGGGCATCGGCATCGGCGGACTTGCCTTCCCGCTCGTCTTCGGTGGCATCGTCCCCGTCGTCGCGTTCCGCACCGTCTTCCCGCGCAGCGCGGCAGGCCGGATCGCCGGCATCACGGCGTTCTCGCTGGTCGGCGGCCTGATCGTCTCGGCCGTGCTGCAGTTCTGGTTCGGCAGCACCGACGGCGTCTTCCTCCAGGTCGCCGGTGCGATGGCCCTGGGCATCGCGGCCCTCGCGTTCCCGCTCGCCGGGCTCCAGGAGGTCTTGGGCGGCAAGGGCTTCACGATCGGTGCGGCGTCGATGATGTTCCTCGGCAACCCGCTGGCCGGCATCGCCACCACCGGCGCCTGGCTTCCCGCGGGCATCGGCACCTTCGGCCAGATCCTGCCCCCCGGCGCCACCGGTTCGCTGGTCCGTTCGGCCGCCTACTTCGACTTCGCCGGCGGAGCGGTCGCCGGCCTCACCCTGGCCTGCTGGGTGATCATCGGCGCCGGCCTCCTGGCGGTGGGCGCCGTCCGCGGCACCACCACGACGGACGCCGGCGCTGACACCGACGCTGACACCAACGCAGCGCCGATCACCGCCTGAGCGATCAGCGCACGACGAGGGCCCGGGACGCAGACGGCGGTTTCAAGGGGTCAACGCAACACCTGCTCGTTGTTTCAAGCGGTGAGTAGATCACGCAGACGCTCGGCTGGTTTCTTCCAGCCGAGCGTTTTGCGTGGGCGACCGTTCAACTGCTGGGCCACGTGTTCGAGGTCTGCTGGCCCGTACACCGACAAGTCGGTGCCCTTGGGGAAGTACTGACGCAGCAGCCCGTTGGTGTTCTCGTTGCTGCCGCGCTGCCACGGTGACGCGGGATCACAGAAGTAGACCGGCATGTTCGTGGCCATCGTGAACTGTTTGTGCCCGGCCATTTCCGCGCCCTGGTCCCAGGTCAACGACCCCCGAAGATGCTCGGGCAAGGTCTGGATCTGGCGGGTCAACGCGTCACGGACTTCCTCAGCGCTGTGCCCGTTGGGCAGATGCAGCAACATCACGTAGCGGGTGCTCCGTTCGACCAACGTGCCGATCGCGGTCTTGTTGAACGCGCCCGTGATCAGGTCGCCTTCCCAGTGTCCGGGGACCGCGCGGTCGTCGACCTCAGCGGGCCGGTCACTGATCATGATCATCTCGTCAACGAACCGACTCGTGCGCTGGCTGGGGTCGCGGTGTGGTTTGCGGCGGGTACGGCCGGTCCGGATCGCGGCGGCAACTTCCTTCTTCACCCCGCCCCGGGCCTGGAAGTACAGAGCCTGGTAGATCGTCTCGTGGCTCACACGCATGGCCTCGTCGTGGGGATGTTCATCTCGTAGAGCGTGACAGATCTGTTCGGGCGACCACCGTTCACGCAGGCCAGCGGCCACGAACTCGCGCAGCGGACCCTCGAGCATCAGTTTGCGGTTCTTGGGCCGTGCCCGACGAAGTGCCGAGGAACGTTGCGCGGCGTAGGGACGATAATTCCCGGCCGCATCCGAGTTGGCGTGGATCTCGCGGGTGATCGTGGACGGTGCCCGTCCCAGCCGACGCGCGACCTCGCGACAGGAGTGGCCCTCACCGAGCAGATCACGGATCTGTTCGCGCTCAGCCAGGGACAAGAACCGCGGGTCCAGGGGTTTCTCGACAGCCACCAACAGCGAAGTCACGGGGCCCATGGTGGTGCGTCCAGTCCGATAGTCGACCCGGCGCCCGTCGGGATACACCCGAGCGTTGCTGCTCTTACGAACCCCCTGGTCCCAGTCCCATGCAGTCCGGACATTCACCCCCACCTGCTCAGCCGCACGTCGACGAGGCACACCAACACGGCGCAGCTCGAAGTACTCACCACGCCGGGGATGCGGCCTTTGTCCACCAAGATTCGGTGCTCCCGACGGGCGTTTCCACCCCGCCTGACGCGCCCACCCCGCCGCCGTGTGGCGATTGATGCCCAGTTCGCGCGCCACCGCACTCACGTGCGGATACCCCTCAAGCCGGGCCAACAACTTCGCCTTCAACTCCGCGTTCAGGTCCTCAAACGACACGGTCCTCGCAACTCCTTCAGATCGAAGGTGTTGCGAGGACCGCTAGAACCCGCCGACGCGTCCCGGGCCCTCGCTGCTGTGATCAGAGACCGAGGTCGCGACCCACGATCTCCTTCATGATCTCGGTCGTGCCGCCGTAGATCGTCGTGATCCGGGAGTCAAGGTAGTCATTGGCGATCCGGTACTCGAGCATGTAGCCGTACCCACCGTGCAACTGCAGGCAACGGTTGACGACGTTCACGTACTGCTCGGTGCAGTGGAACTTCGCTGCAGCCGCTTCCACAGCGCTGAGCTGACCTTCGGAATGGCGGGCCAGGAGTTCGTCGACGTAGGTCCGGCTCACCCGCACGGCCGTGACCATGTCGGCGATCTCGAATCGAGTGTTCTGGAAGTTGCCGATCGGCTTGCCGAACGCCTTGCGGGTACGGACGTACTCCAGGGTCCGCTCCAGAACGCCTTCACAGGACGCCACGGCGTTGGCCGCGATGGAGATCCGCTCCTGCGGGAGGTTGCGCATGAGACCGATGAACCCGTCACCCTCGTTGCCGAGCAGGTTGGCGGCCGGCACCCGGACGTCGGTGAAGAAGAGTTCGCTGGTGTCCTGGGCATGGAGGCCGACCTTCTCCAGGTTGCGGCCACGACTGAAGCCCTCACTGTCGGCCTCGATCACGATCAGGCTGAGCCCCTTGTGGGGATCAGCACTCGTGCGAACCGCGGTCACCACGAGGTCGGCGTTCTGACCGTTGGAGATGAACACCTTCGACCCGTTGACGACGTACTCGTCGCCGTCACGGACCGCAGAGGTGGCGATACCGGCCAGGTCACTGCCGGTACCGGGCTCGGTCATCGCGACGGCGGTGATGAGCTCGCCACTCGCGATCCCGGGCAGCCAGCGGGCCTTCTGCTCGTCGTTGGTGAGCTCGGTGAAGTACGGGATCACGATGTCACTGGAGAGGCCGATGCCTGCCATGCCCGAGGAGACCGGGTTGCGGGAGAACTCTTCGCCGATGACGGCGTTGAACCGGAAGTCGGTGATACCGGCGCCGCCGTACTCCTCGGGGATGTTGAACCCCAGGAGACCAGCTGCCGCCGCTTCGGCGAAGAGCCAGCGCTCGACCTTTCCCTCCTTGTCCCACTTCTCTGCATTGGGCGCGGCGTGCTTGGCGACGAAGGCCCGCACTGTCTCGCGCAGGGCCTCGTGGTCCTCGTCGTACAGGCTCCGGTGCGGTGAAACCACTCCACTGGTCATCGTGTCGTTCCTCTTTTCCTGTCGAATTCGTGGTGCCCGTGGCGTTCAGTCACGCTCGA
Protein-coding regions in this window:
- a CDS encoding antitoxin Xre/MbcA/ParS toxin-binding domain-containing protein → MKRTGKSSRQTSSSGKGGRAPAVMMNPMAEQVGPEFHDETGMRDALAGPDEELLTAAELDRLCESRAVMAVAAFDGTRMFPTWQVRDGAVLPGLGEVLVAMTGQPAWSVALWVSTPHDDLDGRSPRQLLEAGDDTAGLVELAAETARRWS
- a CDS encoding IS30 family transposase, producing MPRRRAAEQVGVNVRTAWDWDQGVRKSSNARVYPDGRRVDYRTGRTTMGPVTSLLVAVEKPLDPRFLSLAEREQIRDLLGEGHSCREVARRLGRAPSTITREIHANSDAAGNYRPYAAQRSSALRRARPKNRKLMLEGPLREFVAAGLRERWSPEQICHALRDEHPHDEAMRVSHETIYQALYFQARGGVKKEVAAAIRTGRTRRKPHRDPSQRTSRFVDEMIMISDRPAEVDDRAVPGHWEGDLITGAFNKTAIGTLVERSTRYVMLLHLPNGHSAEEVRDALTRQIQTLPEHLRGSLTWDQGAEMAGHKQFTMATNMPVYFCDPASPWQRGSNENTNGLLRQYFPKGTDLSVYGPADLEHVAQQLNGRPRKTLGWKKPAERLRDLLTA
- a CDS encoding TetR/AcrR family transcriptional regulator, with translation MRADAMRRRAALIFAARKLFAEHGSEVALETVATEAGVGIATLYRNFESRAQLLDHVALSILSEVHEATLRAESVAAGEERSHEAWVGLVDDLVALDLGALTQALAVADARELSAEVRDQQSLAVGRLDALLRTLSAAGVVREDLRAQELVVALAVVTRPQPDAIVRALPGIRAKVIAMLVDGMRPEGAPALVSP
- a CDS encoding thymidine kinase; this translates as MDLTVILGPMKSGKSLELISLLSPLRHSNVTHAVYQSSRHGRDDGVVSRVGGVLETRKVNDLSSALDDDVEVVGVDEVHMFGADDVAVVAALLERGTRVVVAGLDLDHLGRLFEPVIGLLELGPAKVVHRRAVCDCCRRFNATHTQVLHHGEPYLADSTGALPDDGTYTYEARCRSCFVGPVRAPGPTPMG
- a CDS encoding acyl-CoA dehydrogenase family protein, whose amino-acid sequence is MTSGVVSPHRSLYDEDHEALRETVRAFVAKHAAPNAEKWDKEGKVERWLFAEAAAAGLLGFNIPEEYGGAGITDFRFNAVIGEEFSRNPVSSGMAGIGLSSDIVIPYFTELTNDEQKARWLPGIASGELITAVAMTEPGTGSDLAGIATSAVRDGDEYVVNGSKVFISNGQNADLVVTAVRTSADPHKGLSLIVIEADSEGFSRGRNLEKVGLHAQDTSELFFTDVRVPAANLLGNEGDGFIGLMRNLPQERISIAANAVASCEGVLERTLEYVRTRKAFGKPIGNFQNTRFEIADMVTAVRVSRTYVDELLARHSEGQLSAVEAAAAKFHCTEQYVNVVNRCLQLHGGYGYMLEYRIANDYLDSRITTIYGGTTEIMKEIVGRDLGL